A genomic stretch from Hemicordylus capensis ecotype Gifberg chromosome 1, rHemCap1.1.pri, whole genome shotgun sequence includes:
- the SLC30A3 gene encoding probable proton-coupled zinc antiporter SLC30A3 isoform X2 — MARGPRPWKPPGQGLGLFAGPRDAFPGLPPEKGHAEVPVDLEMEHRLAPHCHLSSPCFPSPSQQKLQAQRKLRIACLVCLLFMIGEVIGGYLAHSLAIMTDAAHLLTDMGSMGVSLFSLWISTRPATKTMTFGWHRSETLGALASVLSIWIVTGVLVYLASARIINNDYEIEASAMLGTSACAVGVNILMACLLHESGSPHGHGLGTGGYERIGDSPCSSPPPARSNTSVRAAFVHVVGDLLQSFGVFVAATVIYFKPQYKIADPISTFLFSLFVLVSTLTILRDVFRVLMEGAPRGMAFQAVKELLLSIKGVKGVHSLHLWALTLSHHMVAVHLAIESGADMEAVLQEATALLQSKFGFLSCTVQVERYLEDMAVCRQCQEPRN, encoded by the exons ATGGCTCGCGGCCCAAGGCCTTGGAAGCCTCCCGGGCAGGGCCTGGG TCTCTTTGCAGGCCCCCGGGATGCTTTCCCTGGCCTTCCGCCCGAGAAGGGGCATGCAGAGGTGCCTGTGGACCTGGAGATGGAGCACCGCCTGGCCCCGCACTGCCacctcagcagtccctgcttccCCAGCCCGAGCCAGCAGAAGCTGCAGGCTCAGCGGAAGCTCCGCATCGCCTGCCTGGTCTGCCTCCTCTTCATGATCGGAGAGGTCATAG GTGGGTACTTGGCACACAGCCTGGCCATCATGACGGATGCAGCCCACCTGCTGACAGACATGGGCAGCATGGGCGTCAGCCTCTTCTCCCTCTGGATCTCCACTCGCCCAGCGACCAagacaatgacctttggctggcaCCGCTCAG AGACCCTGGGCGCCTTGGCCTCCGTCCTCTCCATCTGGATTGTCACAGGTGTGCTGGTCTACCTGGCTTCCGCCCGTATCATCAACAACGACTATGAGATTGAGGCCTCTGCTATGCTGGGCACTTCTGCCTGTGCTGTGGGCGTCAACATCCT caTGGCCTGCCTCCTGCATGAATCGGGCTCCCCGCACGGCCATGGCCTGGGCACCGGGGGTTACGAGCGGATTGGCGACAGCCCCTGCAGctcccccccgcctgcccgcaGCAACACCAGTGTCCGAGCGGCCTTTGTGCATGTGGTGGGGGACCTGCTCCAAAGCTTTGGGGTCTTTGTGGCTGCTACAGTCATCTATTTCAAG CCCCAGTACAAGATCGCGGACCCCATCAGCACCTTCCTCTTCTCACTCTTCGTGCTGGTCTCCACCCTGACCATCCTCCGCGATGTCTTCCGGGTGCTCATGGAAG ggGCCCCCCGTGGCATGGCGTTCCAGGCAGTGAAGGAGCTGCTGCTCTCCATCAAGGGCGTGAAGGGGGTCCACAGTCTGCACCTCTGGGCCCTGACCCTCAGCCATCACATGGTGGCTGTGCACCTGGCTATCG AGTCCGGCGCTGACATGGAGGCGGTGCTGCAGGAAGCCACGGCCCTTCTGCAGAGCAAGTTCGGCTTCCTCTCCTGCACCGTGCAGGTGGAGCGCTACCTGGAGGACATGGCTGTCTGCCGGCAGTGCCAGGAGCCCCGCAACTGa
- the SLC30A3 gene encoding probable proton-coupled zinc antiporter SLC30A3 isoform X3, whose translation MEGSLFAGPRDAFPGLPPEKGHAEVPVDLEMEHRLAPHCHLSSPCFPSPSQQKLQAQRKLRIACLVCLLFMIGEVIGGYLAHSLAIMTDAAHLLTDMGSMGVSLFSLWISTRPATKTMTFGWHRSETLGALASVLSIWIVTGVLVYLASARIINNDYEIEASAMLGTSACAVGVNILMACLLHESGSPHGHGLGTGGYERIGDSPCSSPPPARSNTSVRAAFVHVVGDLLQSFGVFVAATVIYFKPQYKIADPISTFLFSLFVLVSTLTILRDVFRVLMEGAPRGMAFQAVKELLLSIKGVKGVHSLHLWALTLSHHMVAVHLAIESGADMEAVLQEATALLQSKFGFLSCTVQVERYLEDMAVCRQCQEPRN comes from the exons ATGGAAGGAAG TCTCTTTGCAGGCCCCCGGGATGCTTTCCCTGGCCTTCCGCCCGAGAAGGGGCATGCAGAGGTGCCTGTGGACCTGGAGATGGAGCACCGCCTGGCCCCGCACTGCCacctcagcagtccctgcttccCCAGCCCGAGCCAGCAGAAGCTGCAGGCTCAGCGGAAGCTCCGCATCGCCTGCCTGGTCTGCCTCCTCTTCATGATCGGAGAGGTCATAG GTGGGTACTTGGCACACAGCCTGGCCATCATGACGGATGCAGCCCACCTGCTGACAGACATGGGCAGCATGGGCGTCAGCCTCTTCTCCCTCTGGATCTCCACTCGCCCAGCGACCAagacaatgacctttggctggcaCCGCTCAG AGACCCTGGGCGCCTTGGCCTCCGTCCTCTCCATCTGGATTGTCACAGGTGTGCTGGTCTACCTGGCTTCCGCCCGTATCATCAACAACGACTATGAGATTGAGGCCTCTGCTATGCTGGGCACTTCTGCCTGTGCTGTGGGCGTCAACATCCT caTGGCCTGCCTCCTGCATGAATCGGGCTCCCCGCACGGCCATGGCCTGGGCACCGGGGGTTACGAGCGGATTGGCGACAGCCCCTGCAGctcccccccgcctgcccgcaGCAACACCAGTGTCCGAGCGGCCTTTGTGCATGTGGTGGGGGACCTGCTCCAAAGCTTTGGGGTCTTTGTGGCTGCTACAGTCATCTATTTCAAG CCCCAGTACAAGATCGCGGACCCCATCAGCACCTTCCTCTTCTCACTCTTCGTGCTGGTCTCCACCCTGACCATCCTCCGCGATGTCTTCCGGGTGCTCATGGAAG ggGCCCCCCGTGGCATGGCGTTCCAGGCAGTGAAGGAGCTGCTGCTCTCCATCAAGGGCGTGAAGGGGGTCCACAGTCTGCACCTCTGGGCCCTGACCCTCAGCCATCACATGGTGGCTGTGCACCTGGCTATCG AGTCCGGCGCTGACATGGAGGCGGTGCTGCAGGAAGCCACGGCCCTTCTGCAGAGCAAGTTCGGCTTCCTCTCCTGCACCGTGCAGGTGGAGCGCTACCTGGAGGACATGGCTGTCTGCCGGCAGTGCCAGGAGCCCCGCAACTGa
- the SLC30A3 gene encoding probable proton-coupled zinc antiporter SLC30A3 isoform X1, translated as MEPPSGAGGGGEPSETARLVGTRGGSLRASSLRLKSLFAGPRDAFPGLPPEKGHAEVPVDLEMEHRLAPHCHLSSPCFPSPSQQKLQAQRKLRIACLVCLLFMIGEVIGGYLAHSLAIMTDAAHLLTDMGSMGVSLFSLWISTRPATKTMTFGWHRSETLGALASVLSIWIVTGVLVYLASARIINNDYEIEASAMLGTSACAVGVNILMACLLHESGSPHGHGLGTGGYERIGDSPCSSPPPARSNTSVRAAFVHVVGDLLQSFGVFVAATVIYFKPQYKIADPISTFLFSLFVLVSTLTILRDVFRVLMEGAPRGMAFQAVKELLLSIKGVKGVHSLHLWALTLSHHMVAVHLAIESGADMEAVLQEATALLQSKFGFLSCTVQVERYLEDMAVCRQCQEPRN; from the exons TCTCTTTGCAGGCCCCCGGGATGCTTTCCCTGGCCTTCCGCCCGAGAAGGGGCATGCAGAGGTGCCTGTGGACCTGGAGATGGAGCACCGCCTGGCCCCGCACTGCCacctcagcagtccctgcttccCCAGCCCGAGCCAGCAGAAGCTGCAGGCTCAGCGGAAGCTCCGCATCGCCTGCCTGGTCTGCCTCCTCTTCATGATCGGAGAGGTCATAG GTGGGTACTTGGCACACAGCCTGGCCATCATGACGGATGCAGCCCACCTGCTGACAGACATGGGCAGCATGGGCGTCAGCCTCTTCTCCCTCTGGATCTCCACTCGCCCAGCGACCAagacaatgacctttggctggcaCCGCTCAG AGACCCTGGGCGCCTTGGCCTCCGTCCTCTCCATCTGGATTGTCACAGGTGTGCTGGTCTACCTGGCTTCCGCCCGTATCATCAACAACGACTATGAGATTGAGGCCTCTGCTATGCTGGGCACTTCTGCCTGTGCTGTGGGCGTCAACATCCT caTGGCCTGCCTCCTGCATGAATCGGGCTCCCCGCACGGCCATGGCCTGGGCACCGGGGGTTACGAGCGGATTGGCGACAGCCCCTGCAGctcccccccgcctgcccgcaGCAACACCAGTGTCCGAGCGGCCTTTGTGCATGTGGTGGGGGACCTGCTCCAAAGCTTTGGGGTCTTTGTGGCTGCTACAGTCATCTATTTCAAG CCCCAGTACAAGATCGCGGACCCCATCAGCACCTTCCTCTTCTCACTCTTCGTGCTGGTCTCCACCCTGACCATCCTCCGCGATGTCTTCCGGGTGCTCATGGAAG ggGCCCCCCGTGGCATGGCGTTCCAGGCAGTGAAGGAGCTGCTGCTCTCCATCAAGGGCGTGAAGGGGGTCCACAGTCTGCACCTCTGGGCCCTGACCCTCAGCCATCACATGGTGGCTGTGCACCTGGCTATCG AGTCCGGCGCTGACATGGAGGCGGTGCTGCAGGAAGCCACGGCCCTTCTGCAGAGCAAGTTCGGCTTCCTCTCCTGCACCGTGCAGGTGGAGCGCTACCTGGAGGACATGGCTGTCTGCCGGCAGTGCCAGGAGCCCCGCAACTGa